A genomic window from Thalassoroseus pseudoceratinae includes:
- a CDS encoding extracellular solute-binding protein, with protein MQFSESAVTRSERERIVFWHFWGGTERTIVQDIVRRFNDSQDLYWVDEIAVPGQNLDMKFFMSLQGGDAPDLLNQDDQVIAQWANAGVLMPIRELCPDEQTYHRLEHWLYPPARQIGTYDNNLYAICNALDIRLLFYRESAIEPFSPPKTISQLDQIAKRPATRERSIAYLPDNRRLWAWGIAFGGDFYDEEQQLVTPDHPKVIEALEWMTSYTDHLGLDQIRAFRSTNREAGAGSMLRDGRYSLMMDGQWRVAELDRVREESSGNFQYGVTPLPYPSGGRPNAGWVNGNFFVVPKDCQKKRGVWEFIKFWSGFDGHEADAALTASSGGWIPASPSVTAHPHFQKYLDQHPRFRLFVELAESEYQVPTPAIPVQAYYYERVNQAADEALTLQKTPAQALQDAARDVQLQLDKVQNER; from the coding sequence ATGCAGTTTTCAGAATCTGCCGTGACTCGGTCCGAGCGAGAACGGATTGTGTTTTGGCATTTCTGGGGTGGCACGGAACGAACGATTGTTCAAGACATTGTTCGACGGTTTAACGATTCACAGGATCTGTATTGGGTTGATGAAATTGCCGTTCCTGGGCAGAACTTGGATATGAAGTTCTTCATGTCGCTGCAAGGTGGCGATGCACCGGATTTACTGAATCAAGACGATCAGGTTATCGCGCAGTGGGCGAATGCGGGTGTGCTCATGCCAATACGGGAACTCTGTCCCGACGAACAAACTTATCACCGACTCGAACATTGGCTATATCCGCCTGCAAGACAGATTGGGACCTACGACAACAACCTCTATGCAATCTGCAACGCACTCGATATCCGATTGTTGTTTTACCGGGAGTCTGCTATTGAGCCGTTCTCACCACCTAAGACAATCTCACAACTTGATCAAATCGCCAAACGGCCGGCAACTAGAGAACGCTCAATTGCGTACCTGCCAGACAACCGCCGCCTGTGGGCTTGGGGAATCGCATTCGGCGGAGATTTTTATGATGAAGAACAGCAACTAGTGACGCCGGATCATCCGAAAGTGATTGAAGCTCTTGAGTGGATGACGTCTTACACAGACCATCTAGGACTCGATCAAATTCGAGCATTTCGTAGTACAAACCGAGAGGCCGGTGCAGGATCCATGCTAAGAGATGGTCGCTACAGTTTGATGATGGATGGTCAATGGCGAGTGGCTGAACTTGATCGGGTGCGAGAGGAATCTTCAGGGAACTTTCAGTACGGTGTGACTCCCCTGCCCTATCCATCTGGCGGGCGGCCAAACGCAGGTTGGGTGAATGGAAATTTTTTCGTGGTTCCGAAAGACTGCCAGAAGAAACGCGGCGTGTGGGAGTTTATCAAGTTTTGGTCGGGGTTTGATGGTCACGAGGCGGATGCGGCGCTCACTGCGAGTTCTGGGGGATGGATCCCCGCGAGTCCCTCGGTGACGGCTCATCCTCACTTTCAAAAGTATCTCGATCAACACCCTCGCTTTCGGTTGTTCGTCGAGTTAGCAGAGTCTGAGTATCAAGTTCCTACGCCTGCGATTCCCGTGCAAGCGTATTACTATGAACGCGTTAACCAAGCGGCTGATGAAGCTCTTACTCTTCAAAAGACACCCGCTCAGGCGCTACAAGACGCGGCTCGCGATGTGCAACTGCAGTTGGACAAGGTTCAAAATGAGCGCTAG
- a CDS encoding carbohydrate ABC transporter permease — protein sequence MRQLRDGLIFVSPWVVGFLLLTAYPFITTLYWSFCRYDLLTSPEWIGTENYQRLVNEVRSGQGFGQALWNTSYYAMLAIPGSILLGVGLAVLLNQKVWGQSVFRTLFFIPSVIPTVATATVWIWLLDPQQGLANRLLSLLGLAPNWFNSSAELFNPSQIVTGMAGVGSKDALVLMSLWGVGNFILIYLAALQNIPRELYEAAELDGADSLRKFWHVTLPQLTPVIFFNAVMGIVQSVQYFTQPYVISGGTGGPDGSTLVVSLHVFLWSFKYLDAGYASAVCWSLFMVVVFLTVMLFRSSRHWVHYRS from the coding sequence ATGCGTCAACTTCGTGATGGACTCATCTTTGTCTCACCATGGGTCGTGGGCTTTCTTCTACTGACTGCCTATCCATTCATCACGACATTGTACTGGAGTTTTTGTCGCTACGATTTGTTGACCTCGCCGGAATGGATCGGGACGGAGAACTATCAACGGCTCGTTAATGAAGTTCGGAGCGGACAAGGTTTCGGGCAAGCACTCTGGAACACGAGTTACTACGCAATGCTTGCGATTCCTGGAAGCATATTGCTAGGGGTTGGGCTTGCGGTTTTACTTAATCAGAAAGTTTGGGGTCAATCGGTCTTTCGGACTCTGTTTTTTATTCCCTCGGTGATACCGACTGTTGCGACGGCGACGGTCTGGATTTGGTTGCTCGATCCACAACAGGGGCTAGCCAATCGATTGCTGAGTCTACTAGGCCTTGCACCGAATTGGTTCAATAGTTCGGCGGAACTGTTTAATCCTAGTCAAATCGTGACAGGGATGGCAGGAGTGGGTTCTAAGGATGCCCTGGTGTTAATGTCGCTCTGGGGTGTCGGCAATTTCATTCTGATCTATTTAGCCGCTCTGCAAAACATCCCCCGAGAGTTGTATGAAGCCGCCGAACTCGATGGTGCGGATTCCCTCCGCAAGTTCTGGCATGTGACATTGCCACAGTTGACGCCTGTCATTTTCTTCAATGCAGTGATGGGGATTGTTCAAAGCGTGCAATACTTCACACAACCTTACGTCATCAGTGGTGGAACCGGTGGGCCTGACGGATCAACACTTGTGGTTTCACTGCACGTCTTTCTTTGGTCCTTTAAATACCTCGACGCGGGCTACGCAAGTGCAGTTTGCTGGTCACTGTTTATGGTGGTCGTGTTTCTAACTGTCATGTTGTTTCGATCTTCGAGACACTGGGTTCACTACCGAAGCTAA
- a CDS encoding methyltransferase domain-containing protein, translated as MSTWLTQLQCPADGGTLVESDQKLVCSTCGTQYPIENGIPRFVESQHLASFGFQWNRYEVAHADEDRATFEAKTGFRLSEMSGLRVLDAGCGGGRYCKILAEAGAIVYGADHSNAVDKAKKLCEDQPNTHFVQADLKKLPFAPESFDAVFSIGVMHHDAKTQDVFNAAAKMVKPGGRLAVWLYRRNQWWQEWINNRLRHRTVRWSNDRLERWSRFGATLGGIPVLNRTLNKVVNFSNHPSRENRICDTFDWYAPAYQHHHTVAELMDWFRSAGFEDIRVLPPEKTGRFYRWCYQNNLIIGSGVNVQGTRTLSNQPMPCD; from the coding sequence ATGTCGACCTGGTTGACGCAACTCCAATGTCCTGCTGATGGCGGCACCCTCGTCGAGTCGGACCAGAAACTTGTTTGCTCGACCTGTGGCACGCAGTACCCAATCGAGAACGGCATTCCGCGGTTTGTGGAGTCGCAACATCTAGCCAGTTTTGGCTTCCAGTGGAATCGCTATGAAGTCGCGCATGCCGACGAGGACCGTGCGACGTTCGAAGCCAAAACAGGGTTTCGGTTGTCGGAAATGTCCGGCCTCAGAGTTCTTGATGCAGGTTGTGGAGGCGGACGTTATTGCAAGATCCTTGCCGAAGCCGGAGCCATAGTCTACGGAGCCGATCATAGCAATGCCGTCGATAAGGCCAAGAAACTCTGCGAAGACCAGCCGAACACTCACTTCGTACAAGCCGACTTAAAGAAACTACCGTTTGCTCCTGAGAGTTTCGACGCTGTCTTTTCAATCGGTGTGATGCACCACGACGCCAAGACTCAAGACGTATTTAACGCAGCCGCTAAAATGGTGAAACCCGGCGGACGACTTGCGGTTTGGCTCTATCGTCGAAATCAGTGGTGGCAGGAGTGGATCAATAACCGACTGCGTCACCGTACTGTGCGATGGAGTAACGATCGTCTTGAGCGGTGGTCTCGCTTTGGTGCCACGCTCGGCGGAATTCCCGTTCTCAACCGAACACTCAACAAGGTCGTCAACTTTAGTAATCATCCAAGTCGTGAAAACCGGATTTGTGATACTTTTGATTGGTATGCCCCCGCCTATCAGCATCATCATACCGTTGCTGAATTGATGGATTGGTTCCGGTCTGCAGGGTTTGAGGATATTCGAGTCCTTCCCCCTGAGAAAACCGGGCGGTTTTATCGCTGGTGTTATCAGAACAACCTGATCATCGGCAGCGGTGTCAACGTGCAAGGCACACGGACACTCTCGAATCAGCCAATGCCATGCGACTAA
- a CDS encoding MBL fold metallo-hydrolase → MKIQFLGTSGHHPTEQRHTSCVMLPEVGIVFDAGTGFFRVQEHVQTRELDVFLSHAHLDHVCGLTYFLVPMLKGIVDKVRVHANAATLETVQSHLLSSGLFPAPLNFEYLELDAEWQVAGGGRLTHRPLTHPGGSMGYRIDWPDKSLAFITDTTTSDSEKYFDFIKGVDLLIHECNFPDAMAEYTVPTGHSHSTAVGELARKASVGRLILTHFGPDQPQDDPIGIEGVRKIFPNTELARDPWTVEF, encoded by the coding sequence ATGAAAATTCAATTCCTAGGAACCTCCGGACATCATCCGACAGAACAACGGCACACATCGTGTGTGATGTTGCCGGAGGTAGGAATTGTCTTCGATGCGGGCACCGGGTTCTTTCGTGTGCAGGAGCACGTGCAGACCCGCGAACTAGATGTGTTCCTCTCGCATGCTCATCTTGATCATGTCTGCGGCTTGACGTATTTCCTCGTTCCAATGCTCAAAGGCATTGTTGACAAGGTGCGAGTACACGCGAATGCCGCAACATTAGAGACGGTTCAGTCGCATTTGCTGTCGAGCGGATTGTTCCCGGCTCCATTGAATTTTGAATACTTGGAACTCGATGCCGAGTGGCAAGTGGCGGGAGGTGGTCGGTTAACACATCGGCCACTAACGCACCCGGGTGGTTCCATGGGGTATCGGATTGATTGGCCAGACAAGTCGCTGGCCTTCATCACAGATACAACGACAAGTGACAGTGAGAAGTACTTTGATTTCATCAAAGGTGTCGATCTTCTCATTCATGAATGCAACTTTCCCGACGCGATGGCTGAGTACACAGTGCCCACCGGTCATAGTCACTCAACCGCCGTGGGGGAACTCGCCCGTAAAGCGTCGGTTGGGCGTTTGATTCTCACGCACTTTGGGCCTGATCAACCACAAGATGACCCGATCGGGATTGAAGGCGTTCGCAAGATCTTTCCAAATACCGAACTCGCTCGCGATCCTTGGACTGTCGAATTTTGA
- the gnd gene encoding decarboxylating NADP(+)-dependent phosphogluconate dehydrogenase: MAQHDIGLIGLAVMGQNLVLNMANNGYSVGVYNRTQATTDDFVGGLKDRPEDVVHEGTADRVVGYDSVEGLLKDLKSPRRVMIMVKAGGPVDAVIDQLKPLLDPGDIIIDGGNSDYADTNRRYKELKEAGLRFLGTGVSGGEEGALKGPSIMPGGDPEAWPFVKDILQKISAKVGENNDIPCCDWVGEAGAGHYVKMVHNGIEYGDMQLICEAYYILKHALGLSNDELYHVFKDWNESELESYLIEITRDIFTVKDPETGNDLVDQVLDTAKQKGTGKWMSQHALDLGVPTTLITEAVYARCLSAQKDARVRASKVLSGPDGQYQGDKKQFIEDVRQALYASKLVSYAQGYVQLDAAAEEFGWELNNGSIALLWRGGCIIRSRFLQDIKAAFDKEPNLENLLLDDFFKKAIDEAQPSWRRVVAAAVELGLPVPGFAAALSYYDGYRRDRLPANLLQSQRDYFGAHTYERIDKPRGETFHTDWIRERNLS; this comes from the coding sequence ATGGCACAACACGATATCGGACTCATCGGCCTGGCCGTCATGGGGCAAAATCTTGTCCTCAATATGGCGAACAATGGATATTCCGTCGGCGTTTACAATCGGACTCAAGCAACCACCGATGATTTCGTTGGCGGGTTGAAAGATCGCCCGGAAGATGTCGTCCATGAAGGCACCGCCGATCGGGTGGTTGGCTATGATTCCGTGGAAGGGTTGCTCAAAGACCTGAAGAGCCCACGCCGGGTGATGATCATGGTCAAAGCTGGTGGCCCTGTCGATGCGGTCATCGATCAACTCAAGCCGTTGCTCGATCCCGGTGACATCATCATCGACGGTGGTAACTCCGACTACGCAGACACCAACCGCCGTTACAAAGAGCTCAAAGAAGCCGGTTTGCGGTTCCTCGGCACGGGCGTTTCTGGCGGTGAGGAAGGTGCTCTCAAAGGCCCAAGCATCATGCCCGGTGGTGACCCCGAGGCGTGGCCGTTCGTCAAAGACATTCTGCAGAAGATCTCCGCCAAAGTCGGCGAAAACAACGACATTCCCTGCTGTGATTGGGTCGGCGAAGCTGGTGCCGGTCACTATGTGAAGATGGTTCACAACGGGATCGAGTATGGCGACATGCAGCTGATCTGCGAAGCCTACTATATCCTTAAACACGCTCTCGGCCTGAGCAACGACGAACTCTACCACGTCTTCAAAGACTGGAACGAGAGTGAACTCGAGAGTTATCTCATCGAAATCACGCGGGACATCTTCACCGTCAAAGATCCGGAAACGGGCAACGATCTCGTCGACCAAGTCCTCGACACCGCCAAGCAAAAAGGCACCGGCAAATGGATGAGCCAACACGCGCTCGACCTCGGTGTGCCCACGACTTTGATCACTGAAGCGGTCTACGCCCGCTGTTTGTCAGCTCAGAAAGACGCTCGCGTCCGAGCTTCGAAAGTGTTGTCCGGACCGGACGGCCAATACCAGGGTGACAAGAAGCAGTTCATCGAAGATGTTCGTCAAGCGTTGTACGCTTCGAAGTTGGTGAGCTACGCCCAAGGCTATGTGCAACTCGACGCTGCCGCCGAAGAGTTCGGTTGGGAACTCAACAACGGTAGCATCGCCCTGCTCTGGCGTGGCGGTTGCATTATTCGGTCCCGGTTCTTGCAAGACATCAAAGCCGCGTTCGACAAAGAACCGAACTTGGAAAACCTGTTGCTCGATGATTTCTTCAAGAAAGCTATCGACGAAGCCCAACCCAGTTGGCGACGAGTGGTCGCCGCCGCCGTGGAACTCGGCTTGCCAGTCCCAGGATTTGCCGCCGCGTTGTCTTACTATGACGGTTATCGTCGCGATCGGTTGCCAGCGAACTTGCTGCAATCACAACGTGACTACTTTGGTGCTCACACCTACGAACGCATCGACAAACCTCGTGGCGAAACCTTCCACACCGACTGGATTCGCGAACGCAATTTGAGCTAG
- a CDS encoding alpha/beta hydrolase family protein, which yields MSIHVQCRKCGRDYEIKEKFAGRTLPCKECGAKFRVPEEAAEDFADDDFDDMFGEDTSSPSRRSRSSRSSSRTTASSGSSAGRRRTRSADDAPPRSSRSGTRSRSSSRSRRSKSAPPPADVFDGDKFRYTAVGVIAVMIILSGIWWAMTVASMKNGGGNGNGNANGNFAAESGSGGLFPVGSVAVPQFPPLPAGGQRLPSGVTVYNVGMNQTRVPGGAMQMRIYLPPGQHAPGSLGCVLVAPAGSNLLCGNGLDDSSYHDETEPYAKAGFAVIMYSIDGGIADLESATDLEISEAYGEFKDAYAGVVNGRNALEFALARLPQVNPKAIFSAGHSSAGTLSLLLAEHEPRLAGSIAYAPATDVMARLGEVASNPLTASILPGIAEFLPRSSPKTHAAQLNCPTFLFHARDDSNEPYVTTEQFANQLRSLGKDVSLKLVNTGDHYQSMIDEGIPSGIQWLRQMAPSATAPSKPSTPVVQTKPVDPMPREPKPPKETKPEPPQTVAKTEPKPPQPQPSPTVQPRPQPGPVTRPPIPMRTRPGATPPSATPGNGSTPRPSRPLPERDMGPKIPPGMSAVVFNVKGYEGNINPYFAMQRAFIREQWVRRPLIRWEAKRSRIVVAIRGDDANTANAEAALKKAGFELGAVERLETEQP from the coding sequence ATGTCGATTCACGTCCAGTGCCGCAAGTGCGGTCGCGATTACGAGATTAAAGAGAAATTCGCCGGCCGCACCCTGCCCTGTAAGGAATGTGGTGCCAAATTCCGCGTTCCTGAGGAAGCTGCGGAAGACTTTGCCGATGACGACTTCGACGATATGTTCGGGGAGGACACTTCCAGCCCGTCTCGTCGCAGTCGTTCGTCGCGGTCTTCGTCGCGAACGACCGCATCGTCAGGTAGTTCCGCAGGTCGCAGACGCACGCGATCGGCCGACGATGCTCCCCCGCGGTCATCACGGTCTGGAACCCGTTCTCGAAGCTCTTCCCGTTCCCGCCGTTCCAAGTCTGCACCTCCGCCAGCCGACGTCTTCGATGGCGATAAATTTCGCTACACCGCCGTCGGTGTGATTGCGGTGATGATCATTCTGTCGGGCATCTGGTGGGCCATGACTGTGGCTTCCATGAAGAACGGTGGCGGGAACGGCAATGGAAATGCGAACGGGAACTTTGCCGCTGAAAGTGGTAGCGGGGGCTTATTCCCGGTCGGTAGTGTCGCCGTTCCTCAATTTCCGCCGCTGCCTGCGGGTGGTCAGCGATTGCCGTCCGGTGTGACCGTCTACAACGTGGGAATGAATCAAACCCGCGTCCCCGGCGGTGCGATGCAGATGCGGATCTATCTTCCGCCGGGACAACACGCGCCCGGTTCGCTGGGGTGTGTTCTTGTGGCTCCGGCTGGATCGAACCTCTTGTGCGGCAACGGCTTGGACGATTCTAGCTATCACGACGAAACTGAACCATACGCCAAAGCCGGGTTTGCGGTGATCATGTACTCCATCGACGGCGGGATCGCGGATTTGGAATCCGCCACCGATTTGGAAATCTCCGAAGCGTACGGCGAATTCAAGGATGCTTACGCCGGTGTTGTGAATGGTCGGAATGCGTTGGAGTTCGCGTTGGCTCGGCTTCCTCAAGTGAATCCGAAAGCCATTTTTTCGGCCGGTCATAGTTCGGCAGGAACGCTCTCCTTATTATTGGCCGAACACGAACCACGACTCGCCGGTAGCATTGCATATGCACCAGCAACAGATGTGATGGCTCGGTTGGGCGAGGTCGCCAGCAATCCGTTAACGGCCTCGATTCTGCCTGGGATTGCCGAGTTCCTTCCTCGCAGTTCGCCGAAGACGCATGCCGCTCAGCTGAACTGCCCGACGTTCTTGTTCCATGCACGTGACGACAGCAACGAGCCATACGTCACGACGGAACAGTTTGCGAATCAGTTGCGTTCGCTCGGAAAAGATGTCTCGTTGAAACTTGTGAACACCGGGGATCATTATCAATCGATGATCGATGAAGGCATCCCATCCGGGATACAGTGGTTGCGACAAATGGCACCTTCGGCAACCGCACCATCGAAACCGTCCACTCCGGTCGTTCAGACAAAGCCTGTCGACCCGATGCCGCGAGAACCCAAGCCGCCGAAGGAAACGAAGCCAGAACCTCCGCAAACCGTTGCGAAAACGGAACCCAAACCGCCGCAACCTCAGCCAAGCCCGACGGTGCAACCGCGACCGCAGCCAGGCCCTGTAACACGGCCACCGATCCCAATGCGAACACGACCGGGAGCCACGCCTCCTTCGGCGACTCCCGGAAATGGTTCGACTCCAAGACCGAGCCGACCTTTGCCTGAACGTGATATGGGGCCCAAAATTCCTCCAGGGATGTCAGCCGTTGTATTCAACGTCAAAGGCTATGAGGGGAATATCAACCCGTATTTCGCCATGCAAAGAGCCTTCATCCGAGAACAATGGGTCCGTCGTCCGCTGATTCGGTGGGAAGCTAAGCGATCGCGGATTGTCGTTGCGATTCGCGGAGACGACGCAAATACCGCCAACGCCGAAGCTGCATTGAAAAAGGCCGGATTCGAACTTGGCGCCGTCGAACGTCTAGAAACCGAACAGCCGTAA
- a CDS encoding HAD family hydrolase, translating to MSDNPLNDGFAKKNEFLIGIDSDGCAFDTMEIKHKECFIPNTVKYFDLQPCSKFAREAAEFVNLYSKWRGINRFPALTMTLDLLEEWPDVQRRGVKIPKLQGVRDWIERETKLGNPALKAEVEKTNDPDLKRALDWSVAVNEMVADMVHGVSPFPNVRESLQKLAPVADMIVCSATPNAALKQEWDEHGISEFVEAICGQEAGSKKETLGQAKDMGYEDGKVLMIGDAPGDMKAAKAVGALFYPINPGNEEASWERFFNESCDKFLNGEYAGDYEKALIAEFDEYLPEIPPWKK from the coding sequence ATGTCCGATAACCCACTGAACGATGGCTTTGCCAAGAAGAACGAATTTCTCATCGGGATCGATTCCGATGGCTGTGCTTTCGACACGATGGAAATTAAGCACAAAGAGTGCTTCATTCCGAACACCGTGAAATACTTCGATTTGCAACCGTGCTCGAAGTTCGCTCGAGAAGCGGCGGAGTTCGTGAACTTGTACTCCAAATGGCGTGGCATCAACCGTTTCCCCGCGTTGACCATGACGCTCGACCTGCTGGAAGAATGGCCGGACGTGCAACGACGCGGCGTCAAAATTCCAAAGCTGCAAGGCGTGCGGGATTGGATCGAACGCGAAACGAAACTCGGCAACCCAGCACTGAAAGCCGAAGTCGAAAAAACCAACGATCCCGACTTGAAACGGGCTCTGGATTGGTCGGTTGCTGTCAACGAGATGGTCGCTGACATGGTGCACGGCGTCTCTCCGTTCCCAAACGTCCGTGAATCGTTGCAGAAGTTGGCCCCGGTCGCTGACATGATTGTCTGCTCCGCCACTCCGAATGCGGCTCTGAAGCAAGAGTGGGACGAGCACGGCATTTCGGAATTCGTTGAAGCGATCTGTGGTCAAGAAGCCGGAAGCAAGAAGGAAACCCTCGGCCAAGCCAAAGACATGGGCTACGAAGACGGCAAGGTTTTGATGATCGGGGATGCTCCCGGCGATATGAAAGCCGCCAAGGCTGTCGGGGCTCTGTTCTATCCAATCAATCCCGGCAATGAGGAAGCCAGTTGGGAACGATTCTTCAATGAATCTTGTGACAAGTTTCTCAATGGCGAGTATGCTGGCGATTACGAGAAAGCCCTGATCGCCGAATTCGACGAATACCTCCCGGAAATTCCGCCTTGGAAGAAGTAG
- a CDS encoding diphosphate--fructose-6-phosphate 1-phosphotransferase — protein sequence MPKNMIVAQSGGPSPVINNTLRGIVETARQMDEIGTVYAGWHGIEGVLKEELLDLSAQCPEEIALLRTTPAAGSIGTCRYKLKEGQNEDFDRVMEVFKAHDVGYFCYIGGNDSMDTANKVANMARERGMDVCGIGGPKTIDNDVGDSEFKLVDHTPGYGSTARYWAHYVQQSNEENNGSCPADPVLVLQAMGRKIGYIPAAARLGDPNREMPLQIYLAERKVTLDQIRENINSSLKEHGRAIVVVSEGLEIEGLKIPEEFIVRDSFGHAMLSSSKITIAQMLTNALNEEKLPVKGAARCNVPGTHQRNDMAYASTVDLEESYYVGQKAALLAGAGEHGYMATILRADWDNYQPRYDKAPLSEVAEKDRKFPSHWISEDGTDVTDEYVKYARPLIGDNWISVPMIDGRIRFARLKKIFADQKLDKYVPQSDR from the coding sequence GTGCCGAAGAACATGATTGTGGCTCAATCCGGTGGGCCATCGCCTGTGATTAACAACACGCTTCGTGGAATTGTCGAGACGGCTCGGCAGATGGATGAAATCGGCACCGTCTACGCTGGTTGGCATGGAATCGAAGGCGTTCTCAAAGAAGAACTGCTCGATCTCTCCGCTCAATGTCCGGAAGAGATCGCCCTGCTCCGCACGACTCCCGCCGCCGGTTCGATCGGGACTTGCCGGTACAAATTGAAGGAAGGTCAGAACGAAGACTTCGATCGCGTGATGGAAGTTTTCAAAGCCCACGATGTCGGCTACTTCTGCTACATCGGCGGGAACGACTCGATGGATACCGCCAACAAAGTTGCCAACATGGCTCGCGAACGTGGCATGGATGTATGCGGCATCGGCGGACCGAAGACGATCGACAACGATGTCGGCGACAGCGAGTTCAAACTCGTCGACCACACGCCCGGTTACGGTTCGACTGCACGGTATTGGGCTCACTACGTGCAACAATCGAACGAAGAGAACAACGGTTCCTGTCCGGCTGACCCCGTGTTGGTGTTACAGGCAATGGGCCGAAAGATCGGTTACATCCCCGCCGCCGCTCGGTTGGGCGATCCAAACCGCGAAATGCCGCTGCAGATCTATCTCGCCGAACGCAAGGTCACGCTCGATCAAATTCGCGAGAACATCAACTCCAGCCTCAAAGAGCACGGCCGGGCGATCGTGGTGGTCAGCGAAGGGCTCGAAATCGAAGGACTCAAGATTCCTGAGGAATTTATCGTCCGCGATTCCTTCGGTCATGCGATGCTCTCATCGAGCAAGATCACGATTGCTCAAATGCTGACCAACGCATTGAACGAAGAGAAACTCCCCGTCAAAGGAGCCGCTCGCTGCAATGTGCCGGGAACGCACCAACGCAACGATATGGCCTACGCATCGACGGTCGACTTGGAAGAGTCTTACTACGTCGGTCAGAAAGCCGCGTTGTTGGCTGGTGCCGGTGAGCATGGTTACATGGCGACGATTCTGCGAGCCGACTGGGACAACTACCAACCACGTTACGACAAAGCTCCGCTGAGCGAAGTCGCCGAAAAAGATCGTAAGTTCCCCAGTCACTGGATCAGCGAAGACGGCACCGACGTGACCGACGAGTACGTCAAATATGCCCGTCCGCTCATCGGGGACAACTGGATTTCCGTCCCAATGATTGACGGCCGCATCCGCTTTGCTCGGCTCAAGAAGATCTTCGCCGATCAAAAGCTTGATAAATACGTGCCACAGAGCGACCGCTAA
- a CDS encoding helix-turn-helix transcriptional regulator, translating into MNYKPVPLPNLTHLQALVCWALHSPYWESLTVRELLGLLQEHGANLSESAFYQLMQRMETAGLVETEVELPRRFRKRMQSRRYCLTRLGREELTRTMEFYECHREHPRRFFHAGMQVSLLTEDDWNGDRAVKP; encoded by the coding sequence GTGAATTACAAGCCTGTTCCGCTACCGAATCTCACGCATTTGCAAGCCCTCGTTTGTTGGGCGTTGCATTCGCCGTATTGGGAAAGCTTGACGGTTCGCGAACTGCTCGGCTTGTTGCAGGAACACGGAGCCAATCTCAGTGAGTCGGCGTTCTATCAGTTGATGCAACGCATGGAGACTGCTGGATTGGTGGAAACGGAAGTCGAATTGCCGCGACGGTTCCGCAAACGGATGCAGTCCCGACGTTACTGCCTGACGCGTTTGGGACGCGAGGAACTGACACGCACAATGGAATTCTACGAATGCCACCGCGAACACCCACGGCGGTTCTTTCACGCGGGCATGCAAGTCTCGCTATTGACCGAAGACGACTGGAACGGCGACCGAGCCGTCAAACCATAA